From a region of the Alnus glutinosa chromosome 1, dhAlnGlut1.1, whole genome shotgun sequence genome:
- the LOC133867477 gene encoding disease resistance protein RPV1-like isoform X2 — MHIEADGLASSFGHSAVDVAYRLQLSNEAQAQLIQSLVKKVLTELANTPVGLATYTVGLDFRLQEVMSLLDVRSNGVRVLGLYGMGGVGKTTLAKALCNKLVGHFDCLSFISKVRENSANDDGIVSLQNKLIHDLSSGNVAGYSIDTIKEVVHEKRVLVVLDDIDNVTQLDLLIGRREWFFEGSRIIVTTRDREVLPKHLVNSFFEVRELGNSEALQLFSYHALRRDKPTDQLFDLSKKMVSLTGGLPLALEVFGSFLFDKRRIEEWEDALRKLEQIRQPDLQDVLKISFYGLDTQEKCIFLDIACLFIKMGMKREDVIDVLKGCGFRAEIAIRVLTAKSLIKVAEDNTLWMHDQVRDMGRQIVIEENPVYPGMRSRLWDRDAIMTVLKREKGTGCIQGIILDFDRRPLSNDPSVERISWENLKRAPNVTSTLTYLEERYKKYLQNKAEKQREVVIHTKSFESMVNLRLLQINNTRLVGKHKYFPTQLKWLQWRGCPFKSLPSDFCPRELSVLDLSESKIEQVWGWYSNKVAEKLMVMNLRGCYNLAAIPDLSGHQTLEKLVLERCLSLIKIHESIGNVRTLLHLNLGHCSNLIEFPSEVSGLKNLENLILSGCSKLKELPNDIGSMRSLKELLVDDTAIAKLPESIFHLTKLEKLSLNGCRFLGRLPNCIGKLLSLQEFSLNGSAIKEIPDSVGTLVNLEKLSLMWCKSLTSLPDSVGNLISLTELLTNGSAIKELPASIGSLSYLKALSVGNCQFLHKLPDSIEGLASVVELQLDGTSITSLPDQVGAMKMLRKLEMRKCKSLRSLPESIGSMLALTVLNLFNANISELPESIGMLENLIILRVNKCTELRKLPDSIGHLKSLHHLHMEETAVTELPESFGMLSSLMTLKMAKKPHFQLAGKSMPEEVLVATAQEKQNPGTLPTSFSNLCLLEQLDARAWKLCGKIPDDFEKLSSLEILNLGHNNFFSLPSSLRGLSILKKLVLPYCQELKSLPPLPSSLLEVNVANCTALEIVSDLSSLESLCELNLTNCEKVVDIPGLECLKSLRRLFMSGCKTCSSVVKGRLSKVSLRNLRALGMPGRKIPDWFSKEVVRFSERKNRKIKGVLVGVVVSLNHQIPDDLRDQLPSMPCIRANIINLNKILFSTVPELMGVPKTHDDHIYLIRYPACHPLVSKLTEGYEIQVTEQDPPYIKGVEVKQCGLYLIWEGEDDFEGDEDSLDETQLSISEKLAKFFSSPEEEDHISESGPVVERQVQEPEEQEEIGRESFWWGFLRLVRGCFCFQ; from the exons ATGCATATAGAAGCCGATGGTTTGGCATCATCATTTGGTCATTCAGCAGTTGATGTGGCTTACAGGCTTCAGTTAAG CAATGAGGCGCAAGCGCAGCTAATTCAATCGTTAGTCAAAAAGGTGTTGACTGAACTGGCAAATACTCCAGTGGGTCTGGCTACATATACAGTTGGACTTGATTTTCGTCTTCAAGAAGTGATGAGTTTGTTAGATGTTAGATCCAATGGCGTTCGAGTTCTTGGATTATATGGTATGGGTGGTGTTGGTAAGACAACCCTTGCCAAGGCTCTTTGTAATAAACTTGTTGGTCACTTTGATTGCCTTAGTTTCATTTCAAAAGTAAGAGAAAATTCTGCAAATGACGATGGTATAGTATCCCTTCAGAACAAACTTATCCATGATCTTTCCTCTGGTAATGTTGCTGGATATTCTATCGATACAATCAAAGAAGTAGTTCATGAGAAGCGAGTTCTTGTTGTTTTAGATGATATTGACAATGTGACTCAGCTTGATTTACTTATTGGGAGAAGAGAATGGTTTTTTGAAGGAAGTAGAATCATCGTCACCACAAGAGACAGAGAAGTTCTACCCAAGCATCTTGTGAATTCATTTTTTGAGGTCAGGGAGTTGGGAAACTCTGAGGCACTACAGCTTTTTAGCTACCATGCACTAAGAAGGGACAAACCCACAGATCAACTTTTTGATCTTTCCAAAAAAATGGTGTCTCTTACAGGAGGTCTACCGTTGGCTCTGGAAGTATTtggttcttttttgtttgataagAGGAGAATAGAGGAGTGGGAAGATGCTCTGAGAAAGTTGGAACAAATTCGTCAACCCGATCTTCAGGATGTGTTGAAGATAAGTTTTTATGGGTTAGATACACAAGAGAAGTGTATATTCCTTGATATCGCATGTTTATTCATTAAAATGGGAATGAAGAGAGAAGATGTAATTGATGTATTGAAAGGTTGCGGCTTTAGGGCTGAGATAGCAATCAGAGTCCTCACAGCAAAATCACTCATTAAGGTTGCTGAGGACAATACTTTGTGGATGCATGATCAAGTTAGAGACATGGGAAGACAAATTGTTATAGAGGAAAATCCTGTGTATCCTGGTATGCGAAGTAGACTGTGGGATCGTGATGCAATCATGACTGTCTTGAAGCGTGAGAAG GGaacaggatgtatacaagggATCATCCTAGACTTTGATAGGAGGCCCTTGTCGAATGATCCAAGTGTTGAAAGAATTTCTTGGGAAAACCTCAAAAGAGCACCCAATGTCACCTCTACGTTAACATACTTGGAAGAAAGGTATAAGAAGTATCTTCAAAATAAAGCAGAGAAACAGAGGGAGGTAGTAATACACACAAAGTCCTTTGAATCTATGGTTAATCTAAGACTTCTGCAAATCAATAATACGAGATTGGTAGGAAAGCATAAATATTTTCCTACACAACTGAAGTGGCTACAATGGCGAGGATGTCCTTTTAAAAGTCTTCCTTCTGATTTTTGTCCTCGGGAACTTTCTGTCCTTGACCTCTCGGAAAGTAAAATTGAACAAGTGTGGGGCTGGTATAGTAACAAG GTGGCTGAGAAATTGATGGTTATGAATCTCCGCGGTTGCTATAATCTTGCTGCCATTCCTGATTTATCTGGGCATCAAACCTTGGAAAAGCTTGTTCTTGAGCGCTGCCTCAGTCTAATAAAGATTCATGAATCCATTGGAAACGTGAGGACATTACTTCACTTGAACCTGGGACATTGTTCGAACCTTATTGAATTTCCCTCTGAAGTCTCTGGGCTGAAAAATCTAGAGAACCTTATACTCTCTGGCTGCTCAAAGTTGAAAGAATTGCCAAACGACATAGGCAGCATGAGATCTCTGAAAGAACTTCTTGTTGATGACACTGCTATAGCAAAGCTACCTGAATCCATTTTCCACCTTACAAAACTTGAAAAGCTTAGTCTGAATGGTTGCCGGTTCTTAGGAAGACTACCCAACTGCATTGGAAAGCTGTTGTCCCTGCAAGAATTCTCTCTTAATGGTTCTGCTATAAAGGAAATACCTGATTCTGTTGGAACTTTGGTTAACCTTGAGAAACTGAGTTTAATGTGGTGTAAATCACTCACTTCACTACCTGATTCTGTTGGCAATCTCATATCATTGACAGAACTTTTAACCAATGGTAGTGCAATCAAAGAACTACCTGCTTCTATTGGATCGTTATCATATTTGAAGGCCTTGTCAGTTGGAAACTGTCAGTTTCTGCACAAATTGCCTGATTCAATTGAAGGATTAGCTTCTGTTGTTGAGCTTCAGTTAGATGGCACATCAATCACAAGTCTGCCAGATCAGGTAGGTGCCATGAAAATGCTAAGGAAGCTTGAGATGAGAAAATGTAAAAGTCTTAGGTCTCTACCAGAATCAATTGGAAGCATGTTGGCTCTTACTGTTTTGAATCTATTTAATGCCAATATTTCTGAATTGCCGGAATCCATAGGGATGCTAgaaaatcttattattttaagaGTGAATAAATGTACAGAGCTCCGTAAACTTCCTGATTCAATAGGACATTTAAAGTCTCTGCACCACTTGCACATGGAAGAAACTGCTGTGACAGAATTGCCTGAAAGCTTTGGGATGCTCTCAAGCTTAATGACATTAAAAATGGCTAAGAAGCCTCATTTTCAGTTAGCTGGAAAAAGCATGCCTGAAGAGGTTTTAGTTGCAACTGCACAAGAGAAACAAAATCCTGGAACACTTCCgacttctttttccaatttatgCTTGCTTGAACAACTGGATGCTCGTGCTTGGAAACTATGTGGGAAAATACCTGATGATTTTGAGAAGTTGTCATCTTTGGAGATTTTGAATCTAGGACACAATAATTTCTTCAGCCTTCCATCCAGCTTGAGGGGCCTTTCCATTCTCAAAAAGCTTGTATTGCCCTACTGCCAAGAGCTCAAGTCTCTTCCTCCACTTCCCTCTAGCTTGCTGGAGGTGAATGTTGCAAACTGTACCGCACTGGAAATAGTGTCTGATCTTTCAAGCTTGGAAAGCTTGTGCGAGCTGAATCTTACAAACTGTGAGAAGGTGGTGGATATTCCTGGCCTTGAATGCTTGAAGTCCTTGAGAAGGTTGTTCATGAGTGGCTGCAAAACATGCTCATCTGTGGTAAAAGGAAGACTTTCTAAg gtttCTTTGAGGAATCTGCGCGCTCTTGGTATGCCTGGGAGAAAAATTCCGGATTGGTTTTCTAAAGAAGTGGTTAGATTTTCAGAGCGTAAAAACCGTAAGATCAAAGGTGTCCTGGTAGGTGTTGTGGTCTCTCTCAACCATCAAATTCCAGATGACTTAAGAGACCAGCTCCCTTCAATGCCATGTATAAGAGCAAATATCATCAACctgaataaaattttgttcagTACAGTGCCGGAGTTAATGGGGGTTCCAAAGACGCATGATGATCATATTTATTTGATTCGATATCCAGCCTGTCATCCATTAGTTTCCAAGTTGACAGAAGGTTATGAGATACAGGTGACCGAGCAAGATCCACCATATATTAAGGGGGTTGAGGTGAAACAGTGTGGGCTTTATTTGATTTGGGAAGGTGAGGATGATtttgaaggagatgaagattcaCTGGACGAGACTCAACTATCGATTTCAGAAAAGTTAGCAAAGTTTTTCAGCTCTCCTGAAGAGGAAGACCACATCTCTGAATCCGGCCCTGTAGTTGAAAGGCAAGTGCAAGAGCCTGAGGAACAAGAAGAAATAGGAAGAGAGTCGTTTTGGTGGGGCTTCTTGCGGCTTGTTCGAGGGTGCTTTTGCTTTCAATAA